GGAGGGATCCAGGGCCTTACACTGCCATCACTGCAAGGCTTCAGGTCCTTCCAGAAGGTCTGCATCTGGGTCAGGTCCACCTTGTTGAGAGGGATGGACACCTCTCCAATGGGATCATTGCGGCTGAAGCGGTCGTAGTCCAGGACCTGGAGGTACAGCACCCGCTGCACCACCTTCTCATAGGGAAACCCTGTGCCAAAGATGGAAAAGCCAGAGGAGATGAGGAGCAGTTCCAGAACTGCTCCACCCCTCCTGTCCTGGTGGCAAGACCCCGGCACCAGGCAGAGGACATGGAGCAGCCCGTGgcacaaggagctgctgccacattAATTCCCACATCTGCGCCCACCCATAGGAACACAGAGCCTTCCAAACCTTCCCCCACATCCCCTTTATGGTATgcacatccagcctggcctcggcGGCTTGGCCAATCCATCACATCACCAACAGCCACCACTCTGGTGTTTTGAGCTGAGCTGAACCCCAGGGTGGTCCGCTCCCACCCTGATCCCCACCAGTCCATACCAATCCATACCTTCAAAGAGGAAGGTCTCGTTCCAGTGCGGGTTGAGGTTCTTCCTCTTGACCTTGGTCTCCAGCTTGTGCTTCTTGTCAGGGAGCAGGTAGATCTTGACGAAAGGGTCACTGGTGCCGCTGAAGTCCTTGGCCGGCAGCTCCTGCGCCTTCATGATCTTCACGGTCAGGGTGGACTCCTGGAAGTTGTAGCCGACGCTGAACTGGATGCGACCCAGGTTCTCCCGGCTGACGCCTTCGTGGCCCTCGTCATCCTCGGAGCCCGGGGAGAGCTGCGGGAGGGGGGAAGAGGAGGTGGgtgagagcagcactgcaggctggCGGGGACCCGATCCCCATTCCCCCCGACCCCAGCCCCGCCAGCTGTCAGGGGACATCAGCCTCTCCCCAGCTTCCTGCTGCCCCCACCGCTTCCGACGGCTCCTGGCACGGCGCCGCTCGTCCCGCGGAACGGGAGCTCCAATTAGCCAAATTCCTCCTGACAGCGCATCCCTCACATGTCCAGCGCCACTCGCTACCTCGTGCCAGCCTGGGGGACGTGTCCGCAGCACGTCGGCTCAGCCGACGGGGACTCGGCACAGTGGGCAGGGACGTGCTGGAGCGCTTGTGGATGGcgcagggaagagctgggaaggTTGGATACCGACCGTGGAGACCGCTACACCCAGCGCACCCCACCCACCCACCATGAGCATCTCGCTGGTCAGGGAGTTGACCAGGTCGGAGACGGAGGAGTGCGGCTCCGTCTTGCGGTCGGACTCATCGTGTGGCGGCTGCCCTGGTGTCGATGCCGCGTTCCCAGCCTTCCCACCGGCCGGCAACCTGTGGGAAGAGAGGCCTTGGAGGAGAGGGGCCAGGAGTCGAGGGTGAGACAGCGAGGGGCTTCCCGGGCACCCTCTCCCAGCGGATACTGATCCTGGGCTGTGCCAACACCCGACGGACTCTTCCGGGACACACTGTGGATGCAGCCCACtagcatcccagccctgctcccggAGCCAGCTGGTGGCCTGGCACCTTTagggcacagcagcaggtcCCCCTGGCCACATCCCATGGCGATGGCAGGGACAGTGTGGTCCCCACAGCACCTACGGCTCTGGCTGCTCCTCTCACACCACAGCCCCTTATCCCGATGAGCGTGGGCCACCCACGGGTGCTCCACATGGGATCGCTGCCCGCTACCCTACTTTCCTGTATCTGAAACACCCCTGGGATCACTGTCCTGGCTGTACCCACACACGGTGGCTCCCGGACACGGTACCGGGCAGGGCGTGCAGCcgggagcagcaggaggcagaCGGACAGAGCAGCGATGGAGACGGGCGGGAATGCGCCGAGGCCACGCTGCCACGAGGCACGGGGACAACGGGACACAGGCACGTGGCGGAGGGGACAGGCAGCTCGGGATGCTCCCACCACCTCCGTCACGGCTTCTGTCTGAGCTGGGACACGGTGACAAACCACCAGACGGACCAAgaggcacagggacacacgggaAGCCACAACATGCCACGGACACGCGCCACCACGCCAAGCACACGCAGACGCACGgggaggggacatggggggggcGATGGGGACACCCACACGCACACACGGGATGGCACCCAGGAAGGACCAGAGAGGCCGAGGCAGCTGGGGAGGCAAAATTAGGTTAAAACCAGGGAAAATGAAGGCGGAGGAGCCGGCGGCAGGGCCGCTGAGCGAGGAGGCACCGGTGGAGCCGGGAATGCCGGCGGAGGTCACGGATAGCGGGAGAGAGAGCGGGAGAGAGCAAAAGAAAGGAGGAGCAGCGTCGTCCAGCGCCGGCCTGCCGGGAGGGAATGGGAGAGAGGAGCGGGGTGGATGGACAGACAAACGGAGTCGCCGGGACAGGAGACACGCCGAGGCGCCGGGCTGGAGCCACCGGGGacaggctggaaggaaagaagctgcGAAACTGGGATGGAGGAGATGTTTTGAGGAAGAAGAGCGGGTGGTCTGCAGCGTCGGTGGGCGGGAGAGAGCCGAGGCTGCCGGAGCGCTTCCCCTCCGCCGGCCGATCCCGCCGCGTCCTGCGGAGCCCAAGGAACGAGGAGCGGGAGGGAATGGAGGTGGGGAATGCCATGcatgtgctgggatggggtttCGGAGCAGGGAGCTGCGGCAAGCGGGGAGCGGGGTCTTGCGGCATAGCCACCCACCCTCCGTGCCCCACGTCCCCGTGCCCTCGGCACGGGCTGCCGGTGCTCCCGGCGGGAACCGGCTGCGCAGCGCGACGCCGGGGAGGGAAGTGCTAAAAGATGGAGCGAAACCAAGCGGAGCGGGGTAAAAATAGCCGGCGGGCGAGAACGGTGCCAGTTCATCCGCACGCCGAGCACACGGGGAGGCAGAGCCCGCCGGCTTCACACCTCCTCCCCGCTCCAGAGGGGATGAACACCCGCTCCCGGCGGCGCACGGACGCTCTGCCTGTGCTAGCCAGCGCCAGTGGCCGTGGCCGGGCGCCGGTGGCGGGGCTGGATGCTCTGCCGAGCCTGCGGCACGCCGGGAATGCGGGGAGCAGCCGGAGGCGAGGGGCTGTGCCGTGCTGGAGGAGAACGGGGGGACAGCATCCGCCCCACCCCGGCCTGTGGCGCTCGCTCTTCCCCCCTGCCACAGCAGCGGTGTCCCCGGATCCCCGGGGGAGCTGCCCATCCCGCCGGGATGGAGGTGGCAGCAGCGTGTCGGGATGGGACGCGGCTCAGCCCATGCGGCATCACTTGGGGCATACACCCCGTGTCCCCCTGCCCCTGAGCGTGTCACCCCGCCCCTTCCCCCCGCATGCAGCCAGGGCCgagaagggcaggaaggggaagaaggagggaggaggaagggatgggGGTCCTCTCGGTGCCGCTGCTCCGGAGGCAGAACCGCGGGTGCCGGTGCCGGGGAGAGCTCAGACGTCCCGGTGCCCGCTGGGCCACCCTGTGCCGCTCCAACCTTCGCGCTCCACGAGgccagcctcctcctcctcctcctcctccaccctgGGTGAGGCCCTCGTCTCCTCCTCCTGCGGGACTGGCCTCGTCCTCGCTCATACCTCTTGTCCCCCTGAGCGTTCGCCTGGTTCGGCTGCGTCCCAGCGGGTTGCAGGTCGGGAATATTGGCAAAGTCATCTTGCTCTGAGAGTCCCAAAACCAGGGATAACACCACCATCCGGCCTTCCCTGCCCGGGCGGCCCCGCCGGCAgcgggagagagagagaaagagaaaggagaacaCAGCGTCAGGCAGGGAACCGGCAGGAGCCGGCGGCGTCCCGCGGAACCCCGTCGGCGAGGGGACCCCAGGGCTCTCCCTGCCGGCTCCTGCCAGGTGACGATGGCCGGGATGGGCGCACAGGGCTGTGGGGAGAAAGGCGCCGGCTCCGGGAAGCCCGTCACGCGTGGATACCCGCACTGTCCCTCTCCTCCACCGGTCCGGGCAGAGAGGATGACAAAATCCTGATGAAGGGGGGAAAACATGCCTGGAGGGGTTGGGAATGAGGGAGAGTGTGACAGGAGTGACATCATTACATGGAGGAAGGGATTGGCGGTGCCATGGCTAAGGCTCTTCACTCTCTCCGGGTCCTCGCCCGGGTCTGTAACCGCATTCACGCCGCGGCGCCGGGGAGGGTGAACAGGGTGAAGAGCGAAAGAAAGATCGATGGATCGGGAAAGAGGCGGTGGGGAATGGCAGCGGCTCCTCCGCTGGGAAGTGGTGCTGACTCGGCACGTCTGGGCTCTGCGGCTGCTCCCACTCTGCCAAGTCAGGCTGGAGCCAGCACCGGTGCTGGGTAAGCAGGGAGAACGTGACCCTCGGGGTGGGTCGTGAGCCGCAGCTCCACGTTGGGAAGCTGGGATATTGGGCTGGGAGGAACCTGGGAGAGGGTAGAGAGGAGAGGGGATCGTGGGCAGAGCACCCTAGGGTGCCTGGAGGAAGGTTCTACCCTCTCACCAGAGCGGGAAGGGGTGGAATGGGCACCCAGATTTGTGTCTCTCATCTAATCGTGATGCAGGAAGTGCTGTGTCAACTCGTGGAAGGGCAGGGTCAGTCCTGCGTCCCCCTCCAAGTGCCACCAGCCTGCGGAAAGCAAAGCTGGGACCTCAGCGTTCCTTTATCCAGGGTGCCAGGGGGCAAACAGCTGCCAGGGAGGAGTTGGAGAATCCAAGGGAAGATGGAGCcggggggctcagctctgcagaggaggcACAACGTCATGTGCGGAGGATGCGGTGACAACACGGGACTCGGATTAGCCCCTGGGGTTTGATGCTGGAAATCCAGCACCGATGAAGGAGATGGGGTTAAGGCGGATTAAAGATCCCACTGCTCCTCCGGCAGGGAATCATATCGGGTCTCAATTCACGGTCACCCCGGCACGGGAGACTCTGCCACCCGCCCCGTGACAACTTGGGACAACGTCACTCCCTGGGGACCTCTCTGGTGGCCGTCCCTAGGGGTGGAAAGGGATGGCCAGGGACGTGGCAAAGCACATCGAGGAAGTGCATGAGCCCTTTCCCTGAGCCCCCCGTGAGTCGAGGGGGACATGGACTTTCCCGCAGGCCATGGGCAGCATGTCCCCAAGGAGGTGACGGATCAGGAGTCGCGCTGGGGCATGtaaaggaggagaggagagagggagggagagagggatgagcagaggaatagagcagagcagggagagggaatggagagagcaaaggaggagagggatggagagaggaaTGGAGGGAGGGTGGAGAGGAGAATGCAGAGTGGGCAGTGATGGCAAACGCACACTTACAGGAATGACTTCATGTCCAAGCCGCGGTTGCGGATTTGCCCCACCACGTGGTCCCAGCTGCCGGGGTTGGAGCGGCTCCTGCCCCCGGCCATCCGTTGCTTGGAGCCGGCGGAGGTGCCCTGGCGCGCCGGGCCGCCGCCGCGGGAGCCCCGGGAGTTGGCGGCGGCGGAGGAGCCGCTGTGGGCCTGGAGGTGGCCCAGGCTCTGGCTGGTGGTGGGCTGGCTGTGGTTGGCGCGCTGGTGCTGgctcaggggctgctgcagaCTTTGCTGGCGCACGAGCGTGCGGGGCCTCTGGAATTTGGGATCGCCTGCTGAGGTGGGGATATACTCAAGGGTAGTGGCTGTGGACAGGGTGGAGTCCTCGAAACTTAGGGAGAGGAAGGgtagaggagaggagagaaaggagaagaaggTGAAGGGGCAAaattggaggaaggaaaagaagagagtTAGAGAGAAGATGCCCCAGCGCAGGGAGCGCTCCGGCGGGAGCCAGCGTGGGCAGCGCCCGGATCCTCCGCCTCTCGCCCGCGGCTCGGCCCTGCCGGCGGCACGGGGGGCTCGGGCCGGCACCATCCTGCCTCCCGAGGGGCTCGCCAGGGCCGGATGCCCACCCGCTCCCGCGGCCGCCGCTCCGCCAGCGCCTTCCCAGCACGCCGGCCGACCTGCTCTGCGGGATAATTAGGCTGCTGCGTGGAGGCAAATCCCGTGGCGCCCGTTCacgtgctgccagccagcccatcccagcgtcccagtccctcccagtccagcccagcacccagcagcGGCGCCGCGGGGGCTCGGCGTCCCCATCCCCTCCGTGCTGGAACGCTGCGGGAAGGGGGGAATCCCGCAgagcggcggcgggggccgAACCCCCGCGGTGGTGACATTCCAGCGAGGCGTCCCCAGGGCCAAGCCGGGCTCCAGCCGGGGTGGAAGATCATGGGATTGGGGGGTACGGACGCAGTTCTGGTGGGACACGgagagcggagcggagcggcccggcccggggcggACGGGCTTCGTGTGGGCGGCGGAACGGAAAGAGCAGCGGGATGCCCCAAGGAAGCGGCGCTGGCCATGCAGCACATGCGTGGCACAGCCCATGCAGCCGCGCCGGATTGTCCACGGCAGCCTGGGAAGCTCTGACCAGGAGATCAGGGGAGGAAAGTCCTCCCGGGACCACCGCCTGGCACTGAGGAGTGGCCTTGAGCAGCAGCCACCGACCCTGTCCCCCGTCCCGGCGCTGCCGGCTGGGACCGTGGGGAGAAGCTGTGCCATCGTGCAATGCCAGAAGCGGGAACAGAGAAGGAGCGGGGAGGGATAGACAGCtccaaaaaccaaaagaaaaaaaaagaaaaacgaAGTAAAGAAAGAGCGAAAAGTGGGAagtgggagaaagagagagagaggaaagggagtGGAGAGGAGCGGAGAGCTAGGATGGACGGAGCCCCACGGCCGGGGCCGAAGGCACTGCTCGGACGCCACTGcctcccccactccccccccaACCTCCGGGCCGACGCCGACCTCCTTTCGTTTTCCTATCGAATCCCAACTTAGTTCAATTTGCAACCTCTCAGTCACAGGAAACTAAATCTGGCTCCTGTCGGCCCCGCGCCAGCTGGAGGCACGAGCTCCTCCAGCGCCGTGCCAGGCGGCACCGAGCCCTGCCCGTGCCCGGATGGATCCATGGCACCGGCACAGCCAGACCCTCCGCCTGGACCCCCGGGACACCCCCGATCCCGGTGGCGCTGCGCCAAGGGGATGCTGGAGAACAGGATGCTCCGCCACATCCCTTAACCCTGCCCTTGCCGCCTGCGCCAGCCCATCCCTCTGTCCGAGCCCATCCGTCTGTCCGGATTCCCAGCGGGGGGACGGCTGTAGACCGCGCCGCTCCTGCTTTTCCTCGCCTCTCCCTCCTGCTTCCCAACTGGAAGTGCCCAACTGGAGCGCAGCAGCTCGCGCCGAACGGGCGGTGTCACCGAGCTCTCCCGAAGTGCCGGGATCCCCCGGCTGCCACATCCCAGCGCGGAGAACCGGAGCAGAGACCGGGAACGCCGGACGGAGCCCGCAGCCGGCACACCCCCTTCACCCCCGCCGGAGCCAAGGCGATGCCAGCAGTGAAAGGTCTCGTCGAGACCCTCACCCCGGCctggagcccagcagagcctgccAGAGCTCGGATTTTCCCTAAATCTGATCAGTCCCAGATTTCCCCCAGTTTTTCTCGGCATCAGGTGGTTGTGCCGGCGCCGGGTCCGGTGGGTGTGCCAGGGATCAAGGGAGCGCAAGGAGGGAAGATGCCACACACTGTCCCTGATTATCCCTGAGGGaatgggaggatgggactgcgCCTCCTGCCTTCGGGACGCTTCCGAGGTAACGCTGCTTGCCCTGAGAAACCGAGCTGGGAAGGCTGAGCCGCTTCCCACCGGGTTTGGACAGGGCCACCCTCAGCACTGGAAATACACTGGGGACAGCATCTacaggtgctgctcctgcccggCTGCCTCCTCTGCTGCCCCTGAGCCAAAACACCTCTAGGAGAACGGGAAATGCCTCCTCTCCCTCGGCACGGTGGTCCTGGGGACCTGTTGATGGCCCCGGGGACCTGTCGGTGGCCCCCATCCAAGCGCATCCACAGCGGGGAGCGGGCGCCCGGGCCCGCCGGCCGTGGCCGTGGCCGTGCCATGCCGGACCGTGCCGTGCTCACTCACTTGGACAGGCTGAGCTTCCCTGCGGCCAAGTGGCTCTGCACCGTGTGCCAGCGGCCCCGTGCCGCCTTTCCCGCTCCGGGCTCGCTGTGGGCGGACACGCTGCTCCTCATTCCATCCTCGCCGAGCCGCTGCTTGTCCCCGGGCCGGCCGTCGCGGTCCCCGGACAGCCCGGCGGCGGCCGACGCCGTCAGCTTGGCCCCTGATAACAGAGAGCCACTGGGCCGGGCCGGCGGCCGGACCCCCCCAGACAGACACGAAGGGAGCCGGACGGACATACGGATGGACGTGGAAAACGTGGGGAGCCGTCAGGGAATGAGGGGAGGGCGACAGAGCCGGAGGGGGCAGACGGACAAgagacggacagacagacagagagagaaagagagacatcagcactgaaaaaaaaaaaaaaaaaaaaaaaaagggggtcCTGGCCGCGGGGTGCTCAGGGGCCTCGGCAAAACATCCAAGAGAAAGGGCGGAGGAGGGAGAGGGGTCGGGAAGGGGGGTCCCGCTCGCCGGCAGCCCAGCCCCGGGGGGACCCGTCCCCGCGCCGAGGGGGTGCCCCCAACGCGCAACCCCGTCCTGGAGGGAGATCCCGGCCGGCCCCGGGAATGCGGGAAGGAGGGGTTGCTCGTCTCCATGGGACGGCCCATGGGGTGGCGTGCGGGGAGCccgggagcaggaggaggaggagaaggaggaggaagaggaggaagtggAAGGCGAGTGGGTGCTGCCCATATACTCACTACACGGAGCAAACTCGGTAAGGAGAGACTCACTTGAGGGAAAGGCGCGGATCACCGTACGGAGCGTAAGGAGAAATGTTTAGGATAAATTCCTTGGGAGGGTAGGAGCTCCATTTCTGCTGCACTGTGTTGTCATTGTTATTCCAAAAGTCTCTGTCTAGATCGCTACAGCGGCGGGATTCcgggggagaaagaaaagggaaatacaAGAGAGAGAAGCTGAATTCCTGcgagagagagggaaaagcagcccTCTTGCCCCCGGTGCGCCAGGATCCTGTGGAAAGAGACGGGGAACCCACCCCTCGGACAccgacacacacacacacacaaacacacacacacacacacacatggacaCGGAcagaaggatggatggatgggaagaGCTGTGGAAAGATAGAAGAGGGCGGCTCCAccagctgggaaggagagaaggatgTGGGGGTTTCGGGAGGTGTCGGCGAGCACGGTGCCTGCACGTGATTCCCAAAATGTGTGTCCGTGTGCCCTCGGCacctgtgtccgtgtgtccttGCCTGCTCAGCAGCCGGGTCCTGGAAGCGCTTGGTTAACCGTGACATTGCTGCATGTTGGAGACCTTTTCGGATCCCTTCCCTTCTGGATCCCTTCCCTTGTGGAACTggcctgctgccagcacagaacTTGGACCTCCTGGCTCTGGGAAGCCACCGGAGCTGCGTGCCAGGAGCTTGGGTCCCCAGCAGGTCCCCGGAAAAGTCCCCAGTgcccacctgcagctccaggttGTTCCCAGCTGTATGGAATGTACTGGAGTTTGGGAAAGCTGCCTGTGCCATGACATCGGGTGGGATGTGCCTTCCCCTCCATTCCCAGCTCATCCTGGttggctgggagcagccatccagGTGACCCTGCACCCCGGTGACACCCAGGCCAGCCATGGGAGGAAGTTTTCCATAGGCTTATTCCAGGCAGGAGCTTTTTCCCACCTGGTGGTCTAGCTCCCTCCTCCCTGAAGGACGGCAGAGGGTGTGGAGAGGCAGTGCTGGATCTGGGATGCTCAGGAGAACCCCCTCAGCTTCCAGCCTCCACTTCCCTTGCTGCCCAGCGCCGTGGAATGCCCCAGCTTCGCTCTGCTCTCTCCATGGAATTCCCGAGGGATGCAGAGCCACTCCAGCCCCGCCGGGCAGGACTCGGAATTCACACACCCAGGCCTGGATCATCCGTGGGGACATCCATGCCAATGTTCTCGTGACTCCCTCATGCCCATGGATCAGTGGGATTCACAAGGATGCTGGAGACACCCACCAGCTCTCCCAGTCTCCCAGTGCCCCTCTCCCACTGGGAGAAGGGATGGCCACCTCTGTCTTTCCTCGCCCCACGCCCCCATCCTGGCACCTACTTGatggttttcttttcactgcGGCCTCGGCTGGAATCTGGAGTTCCCACAGTCTCCAGGGAAGTCTTGTAACGCTTTCCCTgtggaaaagagaggagaggggGGGTCAGGGTGTGGCAGAGGGCTCCCAGAATATCCCAGTGGAAGATGGGAGCTGCCACCCCTTAGAGTTTGACCTGGATTTTGCCCTTTCTCTTATGGTCTCCAGGCTCCATCCCACCCATCCAGATAGCAAAATTCCCAAAGGCTCCATCCCTTGGTCCTTGGGGGCTCATGCCTTGTGTCACCCCAAGGACAGCACCGCCACCGCTGCTGGCATCCCATTCCTTGGCCTCACTGGGAAGGAGTGGATAATTTTAGGCCTAATTGTGCCTCAATTAATTGAGTTCACCTTTCCCAGCACCAGGGAAGTGCTGCTGTAGGATAATGAAGCTGGAGCTGGCTCCAAACTGGGGCTGGTAATCAGGGCACTCCGGCAGGTTCCgagagctgctctgagccagggTGAGCATGAGCCAGTTAATACCAATTATCCAACAATTGGGAGTGGAGATGCTCCATGCAGTGCCAGGTGGATGAGGTGGGATGgaagcagctgccagagcaggatGGGGTGGAGCACCAGCCCTTCCATCCCACTGGTCCTGGATCTCAGGAGCCAGGCCtgatccagcctggccttggaatgggaatatttctcctttctccttcttcccagCCTCTTCATATCCATATGGAGCGATCTTGGCTTGCTGGGACACCTGGACCCTCAGCACAGTGTCCTTGGGCAGCCATGGGCTgatcctgccaggagctgcaggggaaCACCTGGACCTCCTTGGATTCCCAAGGGCTAATTTTGCCAGAAGATGCCAAGGATGTTGGATCTCCTTGGATTCCCAAGGGCTCATGTTGCTGAGAGCTGTGGGGAAACACACCTGGACCTCCTTGAATTCACATTGGCTAATCCTGCCAGGAACTGCAGGGATGTTGGACATCCTTGGATGCCCCAGGGctaatgctgccaggagctgtaAGGGAACACTTGGACCTCCTTGCATGCCCGTGGGCTAATCCCACTGGGAGGCACGGGAGTGCCTGGCCTTGCTGGATGCTCGCAGGCCATCCCAGAGGGAATCATCCCCCAAACCTGAGCTCATCCGTGTCCCCTGGCTGTGGTGGCTCGGGGCTTGTGAGGACACGGCAGTTGTGGCCGCGTGGGCATGGCTCGGAGCTGGCCCGCTGGGCTTGGCCATCATTCCCACACAACCACTCCAGCTCCGGGTGCTGTCGAGGGCCGGTTGGGATGCGCCTTCCCGGCCAATTTACACTTGTTTGTTCCTCTGCCAACTCCAGCCTCCTCCTTTCCAGTACtttttcctctgccagctctCTCTCCCTATCCCCTGGGTGGCACCTGGAAGGGCCCGTCCCACCCACCGCCCTCTCTCTGCCTCATCACCATGCTCCCCTCTCCCATTCCCAAGGGAATGCTGCCTTCCCACGGCTCAGGGtgggcatctccctggcggGAAGCGCCGCTGCCATCGCAGCACTTGACCCAGATTCGATTCCGATGGCGAAGGAAACGTGGTGGCCCAGCACGTCCTGCTCccgggagaggagcaggaggaggaagaggaaggatgcTGGGCGGGAGGGAGCGCTGTCCCAAGCCCCCGGTGGGAAGcggggagggaagcagggatgCACAGCGGGCGGCGGGGATGGCTCACGgcacctggcactgccagggacgGACTGGCCGCCTTCCCACGGGGCTTTTCCAGGCGGGAGCAtgcccagcaggacaggggCCAGCTCGTTCCAGCTCGTCACCaatatatatccatatatttGGAAACTTCCCTTTGTGCCACACAAACAGTTTTGCCCAAACATTTCATTAGCACATCCGGAAAAGCCCAAATAAAAGCTGCAGCCGGCAGCTCCGGGGAGCTGCCTCCGCTTGGCTGCTGCCCTGGAAGCGGGAATTGCCCTCTGGCGGGCGGCACGGGGGGCACGTCGGAATGACGGGAAGGTGGAAGGGAAGCCGGACACTCACCATTTTCCGCTGGCACCACTGGCAGATCCCGCAGAGGACGATGGTGACGCTAAGGCTGACGGTGATGATGGCTGAGACCAGGAGGACGTCGCGGGAGGGGGtccctggggggagcagagcACAAGGCGAGGGCGCTCAGAACTAAATCCTGGGGTGTTCCTGGCGTGCGCCGGGGTACggggagggaaaacacagggaatGTGGTCCAACAGGTTCCAGTCCCGTTGTGCGGTGTCCTGTCACGGTGGCCACCCCTTTGGCTTTTCGGCTCCCAGTGATTGTGTCCTGGGGGGAATCAGGCCCCGAGCACTTCCTGGGAGTTCAGGTTGGAGCTTTAATCCCCACTGGCACCCTGGGAGCGCTGACACTGCCGGCAAAGGCCGTGGCTGCTGCTTTGTGAGCCAATCCCACACGGATTCATCCCAAATGACTGTGCAGACCTGCTCGTCCCCACTCTGGCTGTGGGGGCAACCTTGGGGACCCCAAAAGCGTGGGAAGAACCCATTAACCTCATCCATCATTTCCATGCTCCTAGCATGCGGAATGACCACCGCGGGATGAGAATATGGACCCAAGGTGGCTCGGAAGGGTCCGGTGGGACCCCAAACCGGCTCAGCTTTGTCTCCAGACAGGACCCCCACCACAGCATCCCTGTGGATGCCCCGCATCCCACCGTGCCCGCTGGGATGGGATTGTCCGTGGTGGGAGCCCCAGCTGGTGGCGGGAGGTGGCGAGGCCGGAGCAGCACCGGGAGCGGTGCTGCAGTATAAATATTAAACAATaaatgttaataattaattcGCCCGCAGACTTTGTTATTGTAGCGAAATTTCCCGGCGGCTCCGAGGCCGGGGTGAGTCAGAGTGGACCAGGAGGGGGGATCAGGGCTCTGGAATcgcccccagcacctgccgaGGCACCCAGAGCTCCTAAATCCCCGCTGGAAACAGACGAGGAAAGGCGATGGTGGCCATGAAGGGGAGATTTATAAAAATTCCACGAGAAGAAGATGAGGGTGGGATGCGGTGGGGGTGGTTTTAGGGACGGGTCCCCCCTGCAGCACCCGCGCTCTCTCCATCCAAAGGCAGCTCCTCCATCGCTCCCGGATCACGAGGAGCCTGTGTATAAAACTCACGTAGCAACTGTTGCCTAGGAGGGAATTTGGGACCAGCCCTTAATTTTCAACATTTATAAACCCTGGCTGGATAAGCTGCCGGGGGAATGGGAAGCAGCCGGCACG
This genomic stretch from Cinclus cinclus chromosome 6, bCinCin1.1, whole genome shotgun sequence harbors:
- the SYT7 gene encoding synaptotagmin-7 isoform X5, with product MYLHPEAASAGTPSRDVLLVSAIITVSLSVTIVLCGICQWCQRKMGKRYKTSLETVGTPDSSRGRSEKKTIKLPAGGKAGNAASTPGQPPHDESDRKTEPHSSVSDLVNSLTSEMLMLSPGSEDDEGHEGVSRENLGRIQFSVGYNFQESTLTVKIMKAQELPAKDFSGTSDPFVKIYLLPDKKHKLETKVKRKNLNPHWNETFLFEGFPYEKVVQRVLYLQVLDYDRFSRNDPIGEVSIPLNKVDLTQMQTFWKDLKPCSDGSGSRGELLLSLCYNPSANSIVVNIIKARNLKAMDIGGTSDPYVKVWLMYKDKRVEKKKTVVMKRCLNPVFNESFAFDIPTERLRETTIVITVMDKDRLSRNDVIGKIYLSWKSGPGEVKHWKDMIARPRQAVAQWHQLKA
- the SYT7 gene encoding synaptotagmin-7 isoform X1 yields the protein MYLHPEAASAGTPSRDVLLVSAIITVSLSVTIVLCGICQWCQRKMGKRYKTSLETVGTPDSSRGRSEKKTINDLDRDFWNNNDNTVQQKWSSYPPKEFILNISPYAPYGDPRLSLNGSLLSGAKLTASAAAGLSGDRDGRPGDKQRLGEDGMRSSVSAHSEPGAGKAARGRWHTVQSHLAAGKLSLSNFEDSTLSTATTLEYIPTSAGDPKFQRPRTLVRQQSLQQPLSQHQRANHSQPTTSQSLGHLQAHSGSSAAANSRGSRGGGPARQGTSAGSKQRMAGGRSRSNPGSWDHVVGQIRNRGLDMKSFLEGRMVVLSLVLGLSEQDDFANIPDLQPAGTQPNQANAQGDKRLPAGGKAGNAASTPGQPPHDESDRKTEPHSSVSDLVNSLTSEMLMLSPGSEDDEGHEGVSRENLGRIQFSVGYNFQESTLTVKIMKAQELPAKDFSGTSDPFVKIYLLPDKKHKLETKVKRKNLNPHWNETFLFEGFPYEKVVQRVLYLQVLDYDRFSRNDPIGEVSIPLNKVDLTQMQTFWKDLKPCSDGSGSRGELLLSLCYNPSANSIVVNIIKARNLKAMDIGGTSDPYVKVWLMYKDKRVEKKKTVVMKRCLNPVFNESFAFDIPTERLRETTIVITVMDKDRLSRNDVIGKIYLSWKSGPGEVKHWKDMIARPRQAVAQWHQLKA
- the SYT7 gene encoding synaptotagmin-7 isoform X2 codes for the protein MYLHPEAASAGTPSRDVLLVSAIITVSLSVTIVLCGICQWCQRKMGKRYKTSLETVGTPDSSRGRSEKKTINDLDRDFWNNNDNTVQQKWSSYPPKEFILNISPYAPYGDPRLSLNGSLLSGAKLTASAAAGLSGDRDGRPGDKQRLGEDGMRSSVSAHSEPGAGKAARGRWHTVQSHLAAGKLSLSKLPAGGKAGNAASTPGQPPHDESDRKTEPHSSVSDLVNSLTSEMLMLSPGSEDDEGHEGVSRENLGRIQFSVGYNFQESTLTVKIMKAQELPAKDFSGTSDPFVKIYLLPDKKHKLETKVKRKNLNPHWNETFLFEGFPYEKVVQRVLYLQVLDYDRFSRNDPIGEVSIPLNKVDLTQMQTFWKDLKPCSDGSGSRGELLLSLCYNPSANSIVVNIIKARNLKAMDIGGTSDPYVKVWLMYKDKRVEKKKTVVMKRCLNPVFNESFAFDIPTERLRETTIVITVMDKDRLSRNDVIGKIYLSWKSGPGEVKHWKDMIARPRQAVAQWHQLKA
- the SYT7 gene encoding synaptotagmin-7 isoform X3 — translated: MYLHPEAASAGTPSRDVLLVSAIITVSLSVTIVLCGICQWCQRKMGKRYKTSLETVGTPDSSRGRSEKKTINGSLLSGAKLTASAAAGLSGDRDGRPGDKQRLGEDGMRSSVSAHSEPGAGKAARGRWHTVQSHLAAGKLSLSKLPAGGKAGNAASTPGQPPHDESDRKTEPHSSVSDLVNSLTSEMLMLSPGSEDDEGHEGVSRENLGRIQFSVGYNFQESTLTVKIMKAQELPAKDFSGTSDPFVKIYLLPDKKHKLETKVKRKNLNPHWNETFLFEGFPYEKVVQRVLYLQVLDYDRFSRNDPIGEVSIPLNKVDLTQMQTFWKDLKPCSDGSGSRGELLLSLCYNPSANSIVVNIIKARNLKAMDIGGTSDPYVKVWLMYKDKRVEKKKTVVMKRCLNPVFNESFAFDIPTERLRETTIVITVMDKDRLSRNDVIGKIYLSWKSGPGEVKHWKDMIARPRQAVAQWHQLKA